A single region of the Plasmodium chabaudi chabaudi strain AS genome assembly, chromosome: 3 genome encodes:
- a CDS encoding ATP-dependent RNA helicase DDX47, putative, producing the protein MKHHDINDVLKNFDKKLNKNYKILKEEDIQNMQDEYEEKIKEKNKIKNKLINKKNKSNKNDPTDSDSNQSEQDDQFVDQENEQKEDDTNENEQNEITSFSQLNICEEVLQSIKELGWEKPTLIQQKVLPLVFQKRDIIGLSETGSGKTACFIIPILQELKYKKQSFFALIISPTRELCIQIAQNAQALGSNLLINICTIFGGVDIVTQSLNLAKKPNIIISTPGRILDHLNNTKGFNLKNLKYLVFDEADKLLSLDFESSINKLLLILPNNRITFLFSATMTKSVAKLKKASLKNPIKIEVSNKYSTVKTLIETYIFLPLKYKYTYLCSLCFYFTNKNIIIFTNTCATAQKLNFFCRNLGLKSICLHGKLTQNQRLSSLNLFKTNKYNILISTQVGARGLDLQNIKIVINFDLCSCKEYIHRVGRTARAGKTGKSITFVTQYDVEAFLTIEKQLNKKIDKFTDIDEHDVLVYHTQALEALRLSEIEMKENQELYKKNKFKKKK; encoded by the coding sequence ATGAAGCATCACGACATTAATGACGTTTTGAAAAACTTTGATAAAAAGTTAAACAAAAACTACAAAATATTGAAGGAAGAggatattcaaaatatgcAAGATGAGTATGAAGAAAAgataaaggaaaaaaacaaaattaaaaacaaattaataaataaaaaaaataaatcaaataaaaacgaCCCAACAGATAGTGACTCAAACCAAAGCGAACAGGATGACCAATTTGTAGATCAAGAAAATGAACAGAAAGAAGATGACACAAACGAAAATGAACAAAACGAAATAACATCCTTCAGTCAGCTAAACATATGCGAAGAAGTTTTGCAAAGTATTAAGGAATTAGGGTGGGAAAAACCAACTCTAATTCAACAAAAAGTTTTACCGTTAGTGTTTCAAAAAAGGGATATCATTGGATTGAGCGAAACAGGTAGTGGGAAAACTGCTTGTTTTATAATACCTATATTGCAAGaactaaaatataaaaaacaaagttTTTTTGCTTTAATCATATCACCAACTAGAGAACTATGTATTCAGATCGCACAAAATGCACAAGCCTTAGGTTCAAacttattaataaatatatgcacaatATTTGGAGGTGTAGATATAGTTACACAATCTTTAAATCTAGCTAAAAAgccaaatattataattagcACCCCTGGAAGAATACTTgatcatttaaataatacaaaaggttttaatttaaaaaatttaaaatatcttGTTTTTGATGAAGctgataaattattatctcTTGATTTTGAATCatcaataaataaactTCTACTAATTCTACCAAACAATCgaattacatttttattttctgcTACTATGACAAAAAGCGTAgccaaattaaaaaaagcatCACTTAAAAATCCAATCAAAATTGAagtatcaaataaatatagtaccgttaaaacattaatagaaacttatatattcttaccattgaaatataaatatacttatttatgtagtttatgtttttattttacaaataaaaatataattatcttTACTAATACATGTGCAACCGCTCagaaattaaattttttttgtcgaAATCTGGGATTAAAATCGATTTGTTTACATGGCAAATTAACACAAAACCAACGATTAAGTAGTTTAAatctttttaaaacaaataaatataatattttaatttcaacGCAAGTTGGTGCACGTGGTTTagatttacaaaatattaaaattgttattaattttgatCTATGTTCCtgtaaagaatatatacatagaGTTGGACGAACTGCTAGAGCTGGAAAAACTGGGAAGTCAATTACCTTCGTTACTCAATATGACGTTGAAGCCTTTTTAACAATTgaaaaacaattaaataaaaaaattgataaatttaCTGATATAGATGAACATGATGTTTTGGTTTATCATACCCAAGCCCTTGAAGCTTTACGATTATCAGAAATTGAAATGAAAGAAAATCAagaattatacaaaaaaaataaatttaaaaaaaaaaaataa
- a CDS encoding small nuclear ribonucleoprotein Sm D2, putative, which produces MKSETVVEENRDNPEDGPLGLLSECVKDNAQVLINCRNNRKLLGRVKAFDRHCNLLLTEVREIWVEVVKDKKKKKKINKDRYISILFLRGDSVILILRNPK; this is translated from the exons atgaaaagtGAAACTGTTGTTGAAGAAAATCGAGATAATCCTGAAGATGGACCTTTAGGATTGCTTTCAGAATGTGTTAAAGACAATGCGCAGGTTTTAATAAACTGCAGAAATAATAGGAAGCTTTTGGGACGG GTTAAGGCTTTCGATAGGCACTGCAATTTACTTTTAACCGAAGTTCGAGAAATATGGGTTGAAGTTGTTAAGgacaaaaagaaaaagaaaaaaataaataaagatagATATATCagtatactatttttacgAGGTGACTCAGTCATTCTAATTTTGAGAAATCCAAAATAG
- a CDS encoding patatin-like phospholipase, putative, giving the protein MGNSSVKESLREEENMEELNKTNKIDKDEKKSSNVFLEDNIISMYIDESSFTDLFKLQDISKYIFSAGKEEDIKEIKIETSPEISDQRTIEDIINSNNKYIIDFVNGQTKDSKIEIANFISFYDFFLSTQEEVINSSVESEGQTDEKNGMKIDEKNITDQRCIYKQIRESINYISTENEQICIRNYLNHFDSMMFPINLIISKMKNEEVPITDEFENDNDVVNKKNQSKYEKGKLYYLIEENVKNMLFDERRRKSHNMYTKKMLKHRNSEIDINKNMNYEQKGVNTIGEKFTKMKKEKRVTICMSNHKLGVKKVDESFLNKNMNYEQKGVNTIGEKFTKMKKEKRVTISLSNHKVGVKKVDESLLNKNMEVENTSNELESENKMSFYTYYIKRGLPRIFNKRKSHVNNIKEGKEDKKKKNLGISFSPAGLLIPYHLGVSSVLVEKNIMNVNTNLGGSSAGSICACCLGLGINVYKCLFLAENIIKNAHINGCYKKLESLLSMELNKYIYKDSYKYLNDRLGNVFVGITQILPYYKRLNINNFYDDSDLKDAIVASCNIPMYISNNVFANFRNKKCIDGFFSTKRKDFGCPNTKTERIIKVSPFDAEYLGIENKNNSVISPQLNKYNHIIFLFISIKNLFNKFINNILIEEEYLFLIQNLRKVMNEKVFDYTNFMKQYFFPISHFSKRFKNKSDSTLQKKNKYDKDEIIMNIQERLGNHLSNSSNENSVKINLFVKTYEEINVNLYKHNYDVSCLYKFCVILINITNKYFMETFNNAYLVSVLTRIKMEKYGGEIDINSSSSDSSGSSGSSSSTDSSDGSVNNLEIRIEEIFDYMKSHNYLDPNKFIILFPHLINHVILFFFKESFCNENILRDHRRYLKSKILNMIDMLKNMFLIEFVKKGIKKYVLSHGFENDYKNEFNLGISQKIIHFLKYRHIYKNFICITNEIKNSNSKILKINEYNYYNFININKEDIGDYYIFMYIYLYAIIFYKSAFLLSNEEKAIFEESSIYFSTPSQISELSRIHNDIRQSNYTSIYSRNRNSINSYSLLNNNLKKENVGALKLATKNFESWVSLKLQKNSDPDVEPIFDGSNLVEKYKRNSIRRESSLISDNFLNRIKKRDTNENNKLEDQKHEDNLFKVNNFLIFNNNYARVNNLEEYIYLNKKNILEINIKNKNEIISNIYSIYVCYCDVISLLKFVLNINFCEKTKYRYLKKTKGLKKKIEQMARDKKMKQKNVNHTSINKFNSDSNIAWADIDSQFFDENINNNNNVDTTKEMNNPSFSNSFSNRTTTFEDWLVQDSYEIENSIFTEKREDEEDQEFYKNKKDGKMSESEKVKDNSEYLLQGRKNKMTSSYSDTEYKKKKKKKIDNKKHETNMDNFLKDFKTNINPELFDTYNTYFIKNKFPIRKLIRMLLEGTNDKNIKKLYDMGRSDTYMWLYLEYINMSIYLFKKVYSIYLNMIYNFQSLLYLTNMDLKKKKYEVSNILNSVENVILYVNGVEFNLFSLCRYISFFLNSTGIFGVNFASFLNRQYKNVCVRNDKKASLSRRLSCKLLGTKKLVRFDETNELVGKKNGEKLIKSEKWNKNIGDRNYNYYEQKMMKKKKKKEKRQKGKIAYRSISLPTNLTKTVIKISNLRNKINLNKNIIEGINNNFLKNTPYEHIYSHTNFWLYSSSEDSDDEHKKNMNELWMSNNKNPNIQFDDIFDEISEEMDSFSVISNFFKPFKNMDSNNLNISGYFGF; this is encoded by the coding sequence atGGGAAATTCAAGCGTAAAGGAAAGTTTAAGAGAGGAGGAAAATATGGAGGAGTTAAACAAAACTAATAAGATAgataaagatgaaaaaaaatcttCTAATGTATTTTTGGAGGACAATATAATAAGTATGTACATTGATGAAAGTAGTTTTACTGACTTGTTTAAACTACAggatatatcaaaatatatttttagtgCTGGGAAAGAAGAAGAcattaaagaaataaaaatagaaacaAGTCCTGAAATAAGTGATCAAAGAACTATCGAAGATATCattaatagtaataataagtatattatCGATTTTGTAAATGGTCAAACCAAAGATTCAAAAATAGAGATAGctaattttatttcgtttTATGATTTCTTTTTAAGTACCCAAGAGGAGGTAATAAATAGTTCAGTAGAAAGTGAAGGCCAAACGGATGAAAAGAATGGCATGAAAATTGatgagaaaaatataacagaTCAAagatgtatatataaacagaTTCGAGAATCTATAAACTATATATCTACAGAGAATGAACAGATATGTATTCGAAATTACTTAAACCATTTTGATTCTATGATGTTTCCAATTAATCTAATAATTTCaaagatgaaaaatgaagaagTGCCAATCACAGATGAgtttgaaaatgataatgatgtagtaaacaaaaaaaatcaaagtaaatatgaaaaagggAAGTTATATTATCTAATTGAAGAAAATGTAAAGAATATGTTATTTGATGAACGACGAAGGAAGTCtcataatatgtatactaaaaaaatgttaaaacATCGAAATAGTGaaatagatataaataaaaatatgaattatgaacaaaagGGTGTTAATACAATAGGtgaaaaatttacaaaaatgaaaaaagaaaaaagggTTACCATATGTATGAGTAATCATAAATTGGGAGTTAAAAAAGTTGATGaatcttttttaaataaaaatatgaattatgaacaaaagGGTGTTAATACAATAGGTGAAAAGtttacaaaaatgaaaaaagaaaaaagggTTACCATAAGTTTAAGTAATCATAAAGTGGGAGTTAAAAAAGTTGATGAATcgcttttaaataaaaatatggaagTAGAAAATACAAGTAATGAATTAGAAAgtgaaaacaaaatgagTTTCTATacctattatataaaaagaggGTTACcaagaatatttaataaaagaaaaagtcatgtgaataatataaaagaagggaaagaagataaaaaaaaaaaaaatttaggAATATCATTTTCCCCTGCAGGATTATTAATACCTTACCATTTAGGTGTTAGTAGTGTGCTTGTtgaaaagaatataatgaatgtaaatacaaatttggGTGGTTCATCAGCAGGTAGTATATGTGCATGCTGTTTAGGGTTAGgtataaatgtatataagtGCTTGTTCTTAgcagaaaatataattaaaaatgcgCATATAAATggatgttataaaaaattggaaagCTTATTAAGTAtggaattaaataaatatatatataaagatagttataaatatttaaatgatagATTAGGTAATGTATTTGTAGGAATAACACAAATACTGCcatattataaaagattaaatataaataatttttatgatgaCTCTGATTTGAAAGATGCAATTGTAGCATCCTGTAATATTCCTAtgtatatatcaaataatgtatttgcaaattttagaaacaaaaaatgtatagaTGGTTTTTTCAGTACAAAGAGAAAGGATTTTGGTTGTCCTAATACAAAAACTGAGAGAATAATAAAGGTATCACCATTTGATGCTGAATATTTAggtattgaaaataaaaataatagtgtAATAAGCCCACAattaaataagtataatcatattatatttttatttatctcTATCAAAaacttatttaataaatttattaataatatattgatCGAAGAAGAAtacctttttttaatccAAAATTTACGTAAAGTAATGAATGAAAAGGTATTTgattatacaaattttatgaagcaatatttttttcctatttcgcatttttcaaaaaggtttaaaaataaatcagaTAGTacattacaaaaaaaaaataaatatgataaggatgaaataattatgaatattcaAGAAAGACTTGGAAATCATTTATCAAATTCTTCTAATGAAAACTCggtgaaaataaatttgtttgttaaaacatatgaagaaataaatgtaaatttGTATAAGCATAATTACGATGTTTCGTgtttatacaaattttgcGTAAtcttaattaatataacaaataaatattttatggaaACCTTTAACAATGCTTACTTGGTTAGTGTTTTGACACGAATTAAGATGGAAAAGTATGGAGGAGAGATCGACATAAATAGTAGCAGTAGTGACAGTAGCGGCAGTAGCGGCAGTAGTAGCAGTACTGACAGTAGTGATGGTAgtgtaaataatttagaGATCCGAATCGAAGAAATTTTTGATTATATGAAAAGCCATAATTATTTGGACCCAAACAAGtttataattctttttcCTCACCTAATAAACCacgttattttattttttttcaaagaAAGTTTTtgtaatgaaaatatattgagaGACCATCGAAGATATTTAAAATCAAAgatattaaatatgataGATATGTTGAagaatatgtttttaattgAATTTGTAAAGAAGgggattaaaaaatatgttttatctCATGGTTttgaaaatgattataaaaatgaatttaattTAGGTATTTCACAAAAgattatacattttttaaaatataggcatatatataaaaattttatatgtataacaaatgaaataaaaaattcaaatagtaaaatattaaaaattaacgagtataattattataattttattaatattaataaagaagatataggtgattattatatatttatgtatatttatttgtatgcaattatattttataaatctgcatttttattatctaaTGAAGAGAAAGCGATATTTGAAGAGTCTAGTATCTATTTTTCTACTCCATCTCAAATTTCAGAACTAAGTAGAATACATAATGATATTCGTCAATCTAATTATACTTCGATATATAGTAGGAATAGGAATAGTATAAATTcttattcattattaaataacaatttaaaaaaagaaaatgttgGTGCCTTAAAACTAGCCACGAAGAATTTTGAGTCATGGGTGTCTCTAAaacttcaaaaaaatagtgaTCCAGATGTAGAACCCATTTTTGATGGCTCTAATTTggtagaaaaatataaaaggaaTAGCATAAGAAGGGAAAGTAGTTTAATAAGTGACAATTTCTTAAATAGGATAAAAAAGAGAGacacaaatgaaaataataaattagaaGATCAAAAACATGAAGACAACTTGTTCAAAGTAAATAATTTCCtaattttcaataataattatgcacgtgttaataatttagaagaatatatatatttaaataaaaaaaatatattggaaataaatataaaaaataaaaatgaaataatatcaaacatatatagtatatatgtatgttaTTGTGATGTTATAAGCTTGTTGAAATTTGTcttgaatataaatttttgtgaaaaaacaaaatacagatatttaaagaaaacaaaaggtttgaaaaaaaagattgAACAAATGGCaagagataaaaaaatgaaacaaaaaaatgtaaaccATACTtctataaacaaatttaatagTGATAGTAATATAGCTTGGGCAGATATAGATAGTCAATTTTTTGATGAAaacattaataataataataatgtagatacaacaaaagaaatgaataatCCTAGTTTTAGTAACAGCTTTAGTAATAGAACTACAACTTTCGAGGATTGGTTGGTACAAGACAGTTACGAAATAGaaaattccatttttacTGAAAAGCGAGAAGATGAAGAAGATCaagaattttataaaaataaaaaagacgGTAAAATGAGTGAAAGTGAAAAAGTAAAAGATAATTcagaatatttattacaaggaagaaaaaataaaatgactAGTTCATACTCTGATacagaatataaaaaaaaaaaaaaaaaaaaaatagataacaaaaaacatgaaacaaatatggataattttcttaaagattttaaaacaaatataaatccaGAACTATTTGATACATATAATAcctattttataaaaaataaatttcctATAAGAAAATTAATTAGAATGCTACTTGAAGGTAccaatgataaaaatataaaaaaactgTATGATATGGGAAGAAGTGATACCTATATGTGGCTATAtcttgaatatataaatatgagcatttatttatttaaaaaagtgtactctatatatttaaatatgatttacaattttcaatcattattatatttgacGAATAtggatttaaaaaaaaaaaaatacgaaGTTTCAAATATACTTAATTCGGTAGAAAATGTGATTTTGTATGTTAATGGGGTTGAGTTTAACCTTTTTTCACTTTGtagatatatttcatttttcctGAACAGTACAGGTATTTTTGGTGTTAATTTCGCTAGTTTCCTGAATAggcaatataaaaatgtgtgtgtgcgtaatgataaaaaagcTAGTCTAAGTAGAAGATTATCATGTAAACTTTTgggaacaaaaaaattagttaGGTTTGATGAAACGAATGAATTAGTaggcaaaaaaaatggagagaaattaataaaatctgaaaaatggaataaaaatataggagatcgaaattataattattatgaacaaaaaatgatgaaaaaaaaaaaaaaaaaagagaaaagacaaaaaggaaaaatagCATATAGGAGTATAAGTTTACCAACCAATTTAACAAAAAcagttataaaaattagcaatttaagaaataaaataaatttaaataaaaacataattgaaggaataaataataattttttaaaaaatacaccatatgaacatatatatagtcaTACAAATTTTTGGTTATATTCATCTTCGGAAGATAGTGATGATgagcataaaaaaaatatgaatgagCTTTGGAtgagtaataataaaaatcctAATATTCAATTTgatgatatatttgatGAAATATCAGAAGAAATGGATAGCTTTTCAGTAATttcgaatttttttaaaccctttaaaaatatggatagTAATAATCTGAACATATCAGGTTATTTTGGcttttaa